A genome region from Purpureocillium takamizusanense chromosome 8, complete sequence includes the following:
- the CSM3 gene encoding chromosome segregation in meiosis- protein (EggNog:ENOG503P4E9~COG:D) → MPSAVTAGQKPTHDDLDNYAVNDLSDDPFASPSPQSKKRKEPASSSNALGIDEEVSVQKRARVPAVKLDEDRLLGPAGIPRLRQRASRSLKIKGKGHEFSDAARLLSFYQLWLDDLFPKARFLDALAMVEKAGHKKRVMTARNEWINEGRPKSGADEDEYEARDNGHDDATVDVEHGTDATAGGLERPQTPLQDVPGDDDLYAATPRARTATRRDVPEDDDLDALIAEAEGQDLPSNKTRQSHTEPDEDDLDALIAEAEGQDAAASSNTKSASTGDGDEFADEEAAMLEMGSP, encoded by the coding sequence ATGCCCTCCGCAGTAACAGCTGGGCAAAAGCCCACGCACGACGATCTCGACAACTATGCCGTAAACGACCTCTCCGACGACCCCTTCGCCTCACCCAGCCCGCAgtccaagaagcgcaaggagcccgcctcctcctccaacgcCCTCGGCATAGACGAAGAGGTCTCCGTGCAGAAGCGCGCCCGCGTACCAGCCGTCAAGCTCGACGAAGATCGCCTCCTCGGCCCTGCCGGCAtcccgcgcctgcgccagcggGCCTCCCGTAGCCTGAAgatcaagggcaagggccaCGAGTTCtccgacgcggcgcgcctcctctCCTTCTACCAGCTATGGCTCGACGACCTGTTTCCCAAGGCGCGGTtcctcgacgcgctggcCATGGTGGAGAAGGCCGGGCACAAGAAGCGCGTCATGACGGCGCGCAACGAGTGGATAAACGAGGGCCGGCCCAAGTCtggcgcggacgaggacgaatacgaggcgcgcgacaatgggcacgacgacgccaccgtgGACGTGGAACATGGCACGGATGCAACCGCCGGAGGACTTGAAAGACCACAAACACCGCTGCAAGACGTACcgggcgatgacgacctctacgccgcgacgccgcgagCGCGTACAGCCACCCGCCGGGACGTtcccgaggacgacgacctggATGCCCTAATTGCGGAAGCAGAGGGCCAGGACTTGCCATCCAATAAAACCAGACAATCACACACAGAACCGGACGAAGACGATTTAGACGCCCTTATAGCCGAGGCAGAGGGTCaagatgccgccgcgtcaTCCAACACCAAGTCGGCAAGCAcaggtgatggtgatgagtttgcagacgaggaggcggcgatgtTGGAAATGGGTAGCCCGTGA
- a CDS encoding uncharacterized protein (COG:P~EggNog:ENOG503P2CU~TransMembrane:2 (i45-62o74-95i)), with protein MADTTTKQSPQTYVGTSKVVQTDYPLIDNDPHFKRVVGYARTSDYLAGLATAAFAPGALYTMEKFAPSYVGKGGFAKAMRLAGFVGLAGGFLFFYQRSALRFYGATENAREREMDMREMVSKVKAGQPLYGESRLSPYLQGVAARQSRYSALFISTVPWFNFVNHNQHGVDTAKYYQQAERELEAERAGKA; from the exons ATGGCCGATACTACGACGAAGCAGAGCCCGCAAACCTACGTCGGGACGAGCAAGGTCGTCCAGACGGACTACCCG CTCATCGACAATGACCC TCACTTCAAGCGCGTCGTGGGCTATGCCCGGACCTCCGACTACCTCGCCGGTCTGGCTACCGCGGCGTTCGCCCCCGGTGCGCTGTACACCATGGAGAAGTTTGCGCCCTCGTATGTCGGCAAGGGCGGTTTCGCCAAGGCCATGCGGTTAGCCGGCTTtgtcggcctggccggcggcttcCTCTTTTTCTACCAGCGCTCCGCTC TGCGGTTCTACGGTGCAACGGAGAACGCTCGCGAGCGTGAGATGGACATGCGGGAGATGGTCTCCAAGGTGAAGGCGGGCCAGCCCCTGTACGGAGAGAGCCGGTTGAGCCCGTACCTGCAGGGCGTGGCCGCTCGGCAGAGCCGGTACTCGGCGCTGTTTATCAGCACGGTGCCGTGGTTCAACTTTGTCAACCACAACCAGCACGGCGTGGACACGGCCAAGTACTATCAGCAGGCTGAGCGGGAACTGGAggccgagcgggcgggcaaggcgtAG
- the HAC1 gene encoding transcription factor that binds to CRE motif (TransMembrane:1 (o301-322i)~COG:K~EggNog:ENOG503P5H7), with product MALQQTSPMANLEASPVESFVSTPGDSYPSLFSTTTPSSPSATINPMDMMTPKSYVDDAQSSRLSVVPEDLTSAEAEAEAEVSPESSDKKPAKKRKSWGQVLPEPKTNLPPRKRAKTEDEKEQRRVERVLRNRRAAQSSRERKRLEVEALEKKTKELETALANAEKANKLLAAELNRVRRASGVGACASSPLDPLRDNQITLSQQLFSSQDGLKIMSDSAANLVDQLMLSNSNPTVNPASLSPELGPVSDAKPESAESSEQTMVTSPDLTQRPAEMLCDLPCHTSAEVPKSFTDSQTQSPLLAWTLFLRMTMISASAILSACQRPLMQIAMSSKARFSLLPTPQLLTTIIWLVTLPPASQVSTPSTSTTSSTTRQTTPPLTLWQRATSPLRTTVSSRKSTTLRFKSLRQILSSSPNLARPLMDATMEALRLVSAEGCDDRVENLRSESGVTRDEVRQLTQCLSDITLPSQEVLVTLLWALKVEERRIQKRNRSEVLRPDSGILSDTAANNYILKVTPGTKRSRQAGGGAPKRLRLT from the exons ATGGCGTTACAGCAAACATCCCCGATGGCCAACCTGGAGGCGTCGCCCGTTGAGTCGTTTGTCTCAACGCCTGGCGACAGCTACCCTTCCCTCTTCTCCACCACTACCCCGTCCTCTCCTTCAGCCACCATCAATCCCATGGACATGATGACTCCTAAATCGTACGTCGATGACGCCCAGAGCTCACGCCTGTCCGTCGTTCCGGAGGATCTCACATCGgcggaggccgaggccgaggccgaggtctCACCCGAGTCATCGGACAAGAagccggcgaagaagcgcAAGTCATGGGGCCAGGTCCTCCCTGAGCCTAAGACTAACCTTCCACCGAG AAAACGAGCCAAAACCGAAGATGAGAAGGAGCAGCGCCGGGTTGAGCGGGTTCTACGGAATCGTCGTGCCGCCCAATCATCTCGTGAGCGCAAGAGGCTCGAGGTTGAGGCCCTCGAAAAGAAGACAAAAGAGCTCGAGACGGCTCTCGCCAACGCCGAAAAAGCAAACAAGTTGTTGGCGGCCGAGCTGAATCGTGTCCGACGTGCCTCAGGCGTCGGCGCGTGTGCCTCGTCTCCCCTCGACCCTCTCCGCGACAATCAGATCACACTGTCCCAGCAGCTCTTTAGCTCCCAAGACGGCCTCAAGATCATGAGCGACTCCGCTGCCAACCTCGTGGACCAGCTCATGCTCTCCAACTCCAACCCCACTGTCAACCCAGCGTCGCTATCACCCGAGCTCGGCCCCGTCTCCGATGCCAAGCCCGAGTCTGCTGAGTCTAGTGAACAGACCATGGTCACCTCTCCCGACCTGACACAACGTCCTGCAGAGATGTTGTGCGACCTGCCGTGTCACACGTCGGCGGAGGTGCCCAAGTCGTTCACGGACTCTCAGACTCAGTCACCCCTCTTGGCCTGGACTCTGTTCCTCAGGATGACGATGATTTCAGCCTCAGCGATTCTCTCGGCCTGTCAGCGACCTTTGATGCAGATCGCTATGTCCTCGAAAGCTCGCTTCTCGCTTCTCCCAACTCCTCAACTCTTGACGACGATTATCTGGTTGGTGACTCTGCCACCGGCGTCGCAAGTTTCGACCCCTTCAACATCGACGACttcctcaacgacgaggcAAACCACGCCGCCTCTGACATTATGGCAGCGAGCGACTTCGCCGCTGCGGACTACGGTTTCGAGCCGCAAGTCCACGACCCTGAGATTCAAGTCTCTTAGACAGATCCTATCCAGCAGCCCCAATCTGGCGCGTCCCTTGATGGATGCGACGATGGAGGCATTGCGGTTGGTCTCTGCTGAGGGATGCGACGATCGGGTCGAGAACTTGCGGAGCGAGTCCGGAGTGACGCGCGATGAAGTTCGCCAACTGACGCAATGTCTGAGCGACATCACTTTGCCGTCGCAGGAGGTCCTCGTTACCCTCCTCTGGGCCTTGAAGGTCGAGGAGCGAAGGATCCAGAAGCGAAATCGAAGCGAGGTGCTCAGGCCCGATAGTGGCATCCTTTCAGATACAGCAGCCAACAACTATATACTGAAAGTAACACCGGGGACGAAGCGGAGCAGACAAGCCGGCGGGGGCGCGCCCAAGCGTCTCCGCCTCACATGA